The following proteins are encoded in a genomic region of Roseinatronobacter sp. S2:
- a CDS encoding Flp family type IVb pilin translates to MTKIKTFFATEKGAALVEYGILVGLIAVLAIAAVLALGEQVQNVFLTVDSTLESNLGPDFGQD, encoded by the coding sequence ATGACGAAAATCAAAACTTTCTTCGCAACTGAAAAGGGTGCAGCCCTGGTTGAATATGGCATTCTGGTCGGTCTGATCGCCGTTCTGGCCATCGCTGCTGTTCTGGCACTGGGCGAGCAAGTCCAAAACGTGTTCCTGACAGTCGACAGCACGCTGGAAAGCAATCTTGGGCCGGACTTCGGACAAGATTGA
- a CDS encoding MobA/MobL family protein, with translation MGKTHAAAHHKIQAIKRSAGRSAVAAAAYRHNARMTDERTGLAHDFTRKGDLVAEGVIGWTDTPETLWNAAEAAENRKNSITAREIVLALPHELDLATQEKLLNGHCLMMRDRYGVACSWVVHDPKTTPEPTTANHLMMTTANTTPGCKKNTHAHVMITSRQVGADGAFGKKTRILDDRTTGSKEFEHMREAWAKRANAALKKAGVEEMIDHRSLSRRAEAGDAPEQEPQRHLGPRLVAVARKHEKAAEQAKAQGKPVPLAPRFYREAKRIKRRNVAMLGLWSEANKATALVKAANTDGKIRDEGDHTAAEAIADTSALFEAAMESGVLAFKLADRRKKKELEKRRQEQALATPIHPDPRQNRPKGKGVLQLRPATQEKPQPAPEKPPQASAKTWTQPNPEQESIVILLRKGLTETEPTPKTAAPPKPQKQKDSLFGRVLAFFSGTQADPAHQADKPTKKPRPWQQVESPQEPLGPSQECPARVQRQTSAPEPKARRTDADKEAIIKQAAKTMLPREGEALRPPRPHRPPQPPALKPRAERTRSPPQR, from the coding sequence ATGGGAAAGACGCACGCCGCAGCACACCACAAGATCCAGGCGATCAAACGATCCGCCGGGCGATCCGCAGTTGCGGCGGCGGCCTATCGCCACAATGCACGCATGACGGACGAACGCACAGGCCTAGCCCACGACTTCACACGCAAAGGCGACCTTGTGGCCGAGGGTGTGATCGGTTGGACCGACACCCCCGAAACACTTTGGAACGCCGCAGAGGCCGCAGAGAATCGCAAAAACTCCATCACGGCCCGTGAAATCGTTTTGGCATTGCCCCACGAGTTGGACCTAGCCACACAGGAGAAACTACTCAACGGGCATTGCCTGATGATGAGGGATCGCTATGGGGTTGCCTGTTCATGGGTTGTTCACGACCCCAAGACAACGCCCGAGCCGACCACAGCCAACCACCTGATGATGACAACAGCAAACACCACGCCAGGCTGCAAAAAGAACACACACGCCCATGTGATGATCACCAGCCGACAGGTTGGGGCAGATGGAGCCTTTGGCAAGAAGACCCGCATTTTGGACGACCGCACAACGGGATCAAAAGAGTTTGAACACATGCGGGAGGCATGGGCGAAGAGAGCCAACGCCGCCCTGAAAAAGGCGGGCGTGGAAGAGATGATCGACCACCGATCCTTGAGCCGCCGAGCCGAAGCAGGAGACGCGCCAGAGCAAGAGCCACAGCGACACCTTGGCCCACGATTGGTTGCCGTTGCGCGCAAGCATGAGAAAGCCGCAGAACAAGCCAAGGCACAGGGCAAACCCGTGCCTTTGGCACCGCGTTTTTACAGAGAGGCAAAACGGATCAAGAGACGCAACGTCGCCATGTTGGGTTTGTGGAGCGAGGCAAACAAAGCCACCGCACTGGTCAAGGCAGCAAACACAGACGGCAAGATCCGAGACGAGGGCGACCACACCGCAGCGGAAGCCATAGCGGACACCAGCGCCCTGTTTGAGGCGGCGATGGAGAGCGGGGTCTTGGCTTTCAAACTAGCAGACAGGCGCAAGAAAAAAGAGCTGGAGAAACGCAGACAAGAGCAGGCTCTAGCTACGCCTATACATCCAGATCCGCGACAGAATCGGCCAAAGGGTAAGGGTGTCTTGCAATTGCGCCCTGCAACACAGGAAAAGCCACAGCCCGCACCAGAGAAACCCCCGCAAGCGTCGGCAAAAACATGGACACAGCCCAATCCTGAACAGGAGAGCATTGTGATTTTGTTGAGGAAGGGACTCACCGAAACCGAGCCAACGCCGAAGACAGCAGCCCCCCCAAAGCCACAGAAGCAGAAAGACAGCCTGTTTGGCCGTGTGTTGGCTTTCTTTTCAGGGACGCAGGCAGACCCCGCACATCAAGCGGACAAGCCAACAAAGAAGCCGCGGCCTTGGCAGCAAGTGGAGAGTCCTCAGGAGCCGCTAGGCCCCTCACAGGAGTGCCCAGCACGGGTGCAGCGACAAACATCTGCGCCCGAACCGAAGGCGAGGCGAACAGACGCAGACAAAGAGGCCATCATCAAGCAGGCGGCAAAAACCATGTTGCCAAGAGAAGGTGAGGCCTTGCGACCACCAAGGCCACACAGGCCACCACAGCCACCCGCCTTGAAGCCGAGGGCAGAGCGAACAAGAAGCCCGCCACAGAGATGA
- a CDS encoding nucleotide-binding protein, with product MTIASALEDLNNAILDIQQSDYNTYDRPIRKLALALNVPDLQAINEELKSKVDFEDFVERSNSGGSMLGSAQLDWPLEKELELGLTLQLIEKAGKDPEWLLSFSHEWYHDGHKIIAGIRKLTRSVLIPFARDYKAFLADKAPTVPLENRPSNKTKVFIVHGHDEGPRESVARFLEKLGLQPVILHEQASRGMTIPEKLIAHGDVGFAVVLLTPDDLGRVKTAAKDNPRARQNVILELGYFVGRLGRDKVCALLKGGIEIPSDYVGTVYINWDTGNAWKLELAKELRAAEYDVDFNKI from the coding sequence ATGACCATCGCATCCGCGCTTGAAGACCTTAACAATGCAATTCTAGACATACAGCAATCCGACTATAACACATATGATAGGCCGATAAGAAAATTGGCTTTGGCCTTAAATGTCCCTGATTTGCAAGCAATCAACGAGGAACTTAAATCGAAAGTTGATTTCGAAGATTTTGTAGAACGTTCAAATAGTGGCGGTTCGATGCTTGGTAGCGCCCAACTAGATTGGCCATTGGAAAAAGAGCTTGAGCTTGGTTTGACGTTGCAACTAATTGAGAAAGCCGGAAAAGACCCTGAATGGCTTCTGAGTTTTTCACATGAATGGTACCATGATGGACACAAAATAATCGCTGGGATAAGAAAGCTGACACGTTCCGTGTTGATCCCCTTTGCCCGGGATTACAAAGCGTTCTTAGCCGATAAAGCCCCTACCGTGCCTTTAGAAAACAGGCCAAGCAACAAAACAAAGGTTTTTATTGTCCATGGACATGACGAAGGCCCGCGTGAATCTGTTGCCCGATTTTTGGAGAAATTGGGACTTCAGCCGGTAATTTTGCACGAGCAGGCGAGCCGTGGAATGACTATCCCAGAAAAGCTAATAGCACACGGGGACGTGGGTTTTGCGGTCGTTCTTTTAACACCTGACGATTTAGGGCGGGTAAAAACCGCAGCAAAAGATAACCCTCGGGCGCGTCAGAATGTCATACTTGAACTTGGGTATTTCGTGGGACGCCTTGGGCGTGACAAGGTGTGCGCACTTCTAAAAGGTGGCATTGAAATTCCGTCTGATTATGTCGGAACGGTTTATATCAATTGGGATACCGGGAACGCATGGAAACTAGAGCTGGCTAAGGAGCTTCGGGCAGCGGAGTACGATGTAGACTTTAATAAGATATAA
- a CDS encoding tyrosine-type recombinase/integrase: MKIYRRGKKGLFCLRLWIPEHYREIEPRRDLFLSLRTADEATAHRRAVETRDGIFANLDRRLSARLATEGTPEHYDKIRDLAASHGVAYKPNKEIIEGPIEDLVARLLTLKEADPKAESKETTAALLGGVDQPKLMVSTLFDEYEKIAKQETEGKTPDAIRRWRNPRIKAARNFIKAVGDRPILEITRDDALDFRGWWLDRLADPEEAAGSPGTANKDLIHISGMITKLCTFKRWSDPKIFAGLALKEKAGRAIPPFESDWIRDTLLCENPIPELDREALDVLLVMVNTGARPSEIHGLHADDIHLNAPIPFIDINDKNRTLKTEASKRQIPLWGVALEAMRRRPDGFPTYRGRDKWSTDTNRIIRQAGLFPSPDHRAYSLRHSFEDRMTAQEIPERIAADMMGHTIRRERYGKGASLEKKLEVIRRISVTSRI, translated from the coding sequence ATGAAGATTTACAGGCGGGGGAAAAAGGGGCTGTTTTGTTTGAGGCTTTGGATCCCCGAGCACTACCGCGAGATCGAGCCACGGCGCGATCTGTTTCTGTCATTGCGCACAGCAGACGAAGCCACCGCACACCGCCGAGCGGTTGAGACGAGAGACGGCATTTTTGCAAACCTTGACCGCCGCCTCTCTGCCCGACTCGCGACCGAAGGCACGCCCGAGCACTACGACAAAATCCGAGACTTGGCCGCGAGTCATGGTGTTGCATACAAGCCCAACAAAGAGATCATTGAAGGGCCGATCGAAGACCTTGTGGCCCGCTTGTTGACCCTGAAAGAGGCTGACCCCAAGGCGGAGAGCAAAGAGACCACCGCCGCCTTGTTGGGGGGTGTTGACCAGCCCAAATTGATGGTTTCCACCCTGTTTGATGAATATGAGAAGATCGCCAAGCAGGAGACCGAAGGCAAAACACCGGACGCAATCCGCCGATGGAGAAACCCAAGGATCAAGGCAGCGCGCAATTTTATCAAGGCAGTTGGAGACCGCCCGATCTTGGAAATCACCCGAGACGATGCGCTTGATTTTCGCGGCTGGTGGTTGGACAGGTTGGCAGATCCCGAAGAGGCCGCAGGAAGCCCCGGCACAGCCAACAAAGACCTGATCCACATTTCAGGCATGATCACCAAACTTTGCACTTTCAAGAGATGGAGCGACCCAAAGATCTTTGCTGGTCTTGCCTTGAAAGAGAAAGCTGGCCGAGCAATCCCGCCCTTTGAATCCGACTGGATCAGGGACACCCTATTGTGTGAAAACCCAATCCCTGAATTGGACAGGGAGGCATTGGACGTTTTGCTAGTGATGGTGAACACAGGAGCCAGACCCAGCGAGATTCACGGCCTACATGCCGATGATATACACCTGAACGCCCCGATCCCTTTCATTGACATAAACGACAAGAACAGGACTTTGAAGACCGAGGCCAGCAAGCGACAGATTCCCCTTTGGGGGGTCGCCTTGGAAGCCATGCGCCGCCGTCCTGATGGCTTCCCAACATACCGAGGGCGGGACAAATGGAGCACGGACACAAACCGCATTATCAGACAAGCGGGGCTGTTCCCCAGCCCTGATCATCGGGCCTATTCATTGCGCCACAGTTTTGAGGACCGCATGACAGCACAGGAAATCCCAGAGAGGATCGCCGCCGACATGATGGGCCACACAATACGCCGAGAACGCTATGGAAAAGGGGCAAGCCTTGAAAAGAAACTTGAAGTCATCAGAAGAATATCAGTGACATCAAGAATCTGA